The following coding sequences are from one Leishmania braziliensis MHOM/BR/75/M2904 complete genome, chromosome 36 window:
- a CDS encoding putative poly-zinc finger protein 2, giving the protein MVCYRCGGVGHQSRECTSAADSAPCFRCGQPGHVAKECLSTISAEEAPCFFCHKAGHRARECPEAPPKSETVMCYNCSQKGHIASECTNNPHCYLCNEDGHVGRSCPAAPKRSAADKTCRKCGKKGHLRKDCPEA; this is encoded by the coding sequence ATGGTTTGCTAtcgctgcggtggtgttggTCACCAGAGCCGCGAGTGCACGTCCGCGGCGGACTCTGCACCGTGCTTCCGCTGTGGCCAGCCCGGCCACGTTGCCAAAGAGTGCCTAAGCACGATCTCGGCTGAGGAGGCGCCTTGCTTCTTCTGCCACAAGGCGGGCCACCGTGCACGCGAGTGCCCGGAAGCGCCGCCAAAGTCCGAGACGGTGATGTGCTACAACTGCTCGCAGAAGGGTCACATCGCGAGCGAGTGCACCAACAACCCACACTGCTACCTGTGCAACGAGGATGGTCATGTTGGTCGCTCGTGCCCGGCGGCGCCGAAGCGCTCGGCTGCGGACAAGACGTGCCGCAAGTGCGGCAAGAAGGGTCACCTCCGCAAAGACTGCCCCGAGGCCTAA
- a CDS encoding putative universal minicircle sequence binding protein (UMSBP), whose amino-acid sequence MSETEDVKRPRTESGTGCRNCGKEGHYARECPEADAKGDERSTTCFRCGEAGHMSRECPNEAKSGAAGAMACFRCGEAGHMSRDCPNSAKPGAAKGFECYKCGQEGHLSRDCPSSQGGGRGGYGQKRGRNGAQGGYGGDRTCYKCGDAGHISRDCPNSQGGYSGAGDRTCYKCGESGHISRDCPNSQGGYSGAGDRTCYKCGKPGHMSRECPEAGGSYGGSRGGGDRTCYKCGKPGHMSRECPEAGGSYGGSRGGGDRTCYKCGDSGHISRDCPSS is encoded by the coding sequence ATGTCCGAAACCGAAGACGTCAAGCGTCCGCGCACCGAGAGCGGCACGGGCTGCCGCAATTGTGGTAAAGAGGGTCACTACGCCCGCGAGTGCCCCGAGGCTGATGCCAAGGGTGACGAGCGCAGCACGACGTGTttccgctgcggcgaggCGGGCCACATGAGCCGCGAGTGCCCGAACGAAGCCAAGTCTGGTGCGGCTGGAGCCATGGCGTGcttccgctgcggcgaggCGGGTCATATGAGCCGCGACTGTCCCAACTCCGCAAAGCCGGGTGCGGCCAAGGGCTTCGAGTGCTACAAGTGCGGCCAGGAGGGTCACCTCAGCCGTGACTGCCCTAGCAGCCAAGGCGGAGGCCGCGGCGGGTACGGCCAGAagcgcggccgcaacggcgcTCAGGGCGGCTATGGTGGCGATCGCACGTGCTACAagtgcggcgacgctggcCACATCAGCCGTGACTGCCCCAACAGCCAGGGCGGGTACAGCGGCGCGGGCGACCGCACGTGCTACAAGTGTGGCGAGTCGGGCCACATCAGCCGTGACTGCCCCAACAGCCAGGGCGGGTACAGCGGCGCGGGCGACCGCACGTGCTACAAGTGCGGCAAGCCAGGCCACATGAGCCGCGAGTGCCCGGAGGCCGGTGGCAGCTATGGCGGCTctcgcggcggtggcgaccgCACGTGCTACAAGTGCGGCAAGCCAGGCCACATGAGCCGCGAGTGCCCGGAGGCCGGTGGCAGCTATGGCGGCTctcgcggcggtggtgaccGCACGTGCTACAAGTGCGGTGACTCTGGCCACATCAGCCGTGACTGCCCCAGCAGCTAA
- a CDS encoding putative proteasome beta 5 subunit, with product MFTDFESIMTSNFTLEDCPHIGPFTYHNINEDTLDEPLSLCSYRRAPQQTTKGSPASCDAVTADPLDSSRHLHGENRCWTLTASCPVPRAIPKIDMKKGTTTLAFRFDGGIIVAVDSRASTGQYIASQTVLKVLEINDYLLGTLAGGAADCQYWERVLGMECRLWELRNGSRISVAAASKILANITYAYRNHGLSMGTMVAGWDQFGPSLYYVDDKGSRVKQDLFSVGSGSIYAYGVLDTGYRKDLSVEDACDLARRSIFHATYRDGASGGIVTVYHIHANGWTKISRDDQTKLYDRYFPFK from the coding sequence ATGTTCACTGATTTCGAGTCTATCATGACGTCCAACTTCACGTTGGAGGACTGCCCACACATCGGCCCCTTCACGTACCACAACATAAATGAGGACACGCTAGACGAaccgctgtcgctgtgctCCTACCGACGCGCTCCACAGCAGACCACCAAAGGGTCTCCAGCCTCCTGTGATGCCGTTACGGCCGACCCGCTCGACTCCAGCCGCCACCTGCACGGTGAGAACCGCTGCTGGACGCTGACGGCATCGTGCCCAGTGCCGAGGGCAATCCCAAAGATTGACATGAAGAAAGGTACGACGACCCTCGCCTTCCGCTTCGACGGTGGTatcatcgtcgccgtcgacTCGCGTGCGTCGACAGGCCAGTACATTGCATCCCAGACGGTGCTGAAGGTCCTGGAGATCAACGACTACCTACTCGGTACGCTtgctggtggtgcagctGATTGCCAGTACTGGGAGCGCGTGCTCGGTATGGAGTGCCGTCTGTGggagctgcgcaacggcAGCCGCATCAGtgtcgcggcggcgagcaAGATTCTGGCGAACATCACATATGCCTACCGCAACCACGGACTCTCGATGGGCACGATGGTGGCCGGCTGGGATCAGTTTGGTCCCTCGCTCTACTACGTGGATGACAAGGGCTCTCGCGTGAAGCAGGACCTTTTCAGTGTTGGTTCCGGCTCCATTTACGCGTACGGTGTGCTTGACACAGGCTACCGCAAGGACCTTTCTGTCGAGGATGCGTGTGACCTGGCGCGCCGCTCTATCTTCCACGCGACGTACCGCGATGGCGCCTCTGGCGGCATCGTGACGGTGTACCACATCCACGCGAACGGCTGGACTAAGATCTCACGCGATGACCAGACGAAGCTCTACGACCGCTACTTCCCCTTCAAATAG
- a CDS encoding putative tRNA pseudouridine synthase A, translated as MVDVERYFPRAVAHLKAVPASAEAAEASRTRRWHAATHEVNTDGIVTPAKRAERERRESGLGSFFDEGSLDVRGGIADKLKSGAYGSARDTVERASPDILKLTGGNARRHGGLCLSTESNAAPADQTIEGDRGDVGAYREFGDTPVQLTDMLRERLMELKAEKLREERSETFLPQRLCHRSASELLMLAEHGEASAVEARNRVTKQQPNPLALQRKAEPSRSGAAATTTLADLAPQKEEETALPGDAARDSLLRATCNRPILQDGVSPAQVASAMQVLAGTDDSVPGASQHDLLRRLAAIAAHTGRCASAMRSGDGAGVSAEGEERPGFVHLLRTLPRAGFCSRREAAAIIASGQVRVNNVVERNPFRLVEAQDDVHVAGHQSRLRFAPPRLWMYNKPANVIVSRNDVAGRTLITKHARILGMDHLVPVGSLPMRAHGILLLTNDGELSRFLESPKSMVQRTYMLRVRPAFGPVLVHKLNTEGIQINGRRYRNTEFFVNPATKSRYSVKVKVRGESMPIAHLMQHLGRTVERGGRISFGPFALSNLAVGSVREVTIPPFYSQHLGAAWKPFVERDWPYFRRQRVSRLRRLCQHRELTPKELEELDNYTYEEVKDVLDLESSELQALAEQRAQQLRHASHLGEELLPLPGEFPNGSCRGSVGDVAVDDVATPFAEVDEEVGEDAIVEDIASLR; from the coding sequence ATGGTTGACGTGGAGCGGTACTTTCCCCGTGCGGTGGCGCACCTTAAAGCTGTTCCAGCGTCCGCAGAGGCCGCCGAGGCAAGTCGCACTCGCCGCTGGCACGCGGCAACGCATGAGGTTAACACCGACGGAATCGTGACGCCAGCGAAGCGcgcggagagggagcggcGGGAGAGTGGACTCGGGTCCTTTTTTGACGAGGGCAGCCTTGACGTGCGTGGCGGGATCGCGGACAAGCTAAAAAGTGGTGCGTACGGTAGCGCCCGCGACACGGTGGAGCGCGCCTCCCCAGACATCCTCAAGCTCACCGGCGGCAATGCACGTCGTCACGGTGGGCTGTGCTTATCTACGGAGAGCAACGCGGCACCGGCTGACCAAACAATCGAGGGTGACCGTGGCGACGTTGGGGCGTATCGCGAGTTTGGAGACACCCCAGTGCAGCTGACCGACATGCTGCGAGAGCGGCTGATGGAGCtcaaggcggagaagctgcggGAGGAGCGCAGTGAGACGTTTCTGCCACAGCGCCTTTGCCACCGCTCTGCCAGCGAGCTTCTAATGCTGGCGGAGCACGGAGAAGCCTCGGCGGTGGAGGCTCGCAATCGCGTTacaaagcagcagccgaaCCCCCTCGCTTTGCAGCGCAAAGCCGAACCGTcgcgcagtggcgcagccgccaccaccaccttggCAGATCTGGCGCCccagaaagaggaggagacagcGCTGCCGGGCGACGCGGCGCGAGACAGCCTGCTGCGTGCGACCTGCAACAGGCCCATTCTGCAAGATGGGGTGTCACCTGCTCAGGTTGCCAGTGCAATGCAGGTCCTGGCCGGCACTGACGACTCCGTGCCGGGCGCCTCTCAGCACGACTTACTGCGTCGCTtggccgccatcgccgcccaCACCGGTCGTTGCGCCTCAGCTATGAGGTCGGGTGACGGCGCAGGTGTCTCGGCCGAAGGGGAGGAGCGTCCTGGGTTtgtgcacctcctgcgcacCCTACCTCGGGCCGGCTTTTGCAGTCGACGCGAGGCGGCCGCCATCATCGCGAGTGGGCAGGTGCGTGTCAACAACGTAGTGGAGCGCAACCCATTCCGTCTGGTGGAGGCACAGGATGACGTGCATGTTGCTGGTCACCAGTCCCGCCTGCGCtttgcgccgccgcggctgtggATGTACAACAAGCCAGCAAACGTTATTGTTTCCCGAAACGACGTGGCGGGCCGCACACTCATCACGAAGCACGCGCGCATTCTTGGCATGGACCACCTGGTCCCTGTTGGCTCGCTGCCCATGCGCGCTCAcggcatcctcctcctcacgaACGACGGTGAGCTTTCGCGCTTCTTGGAGAGCCCCAAGTCGATGGTGCAGCGGACCTACATGCTGCGGGTTCGGCCAGCGTTTGGCCCCGTCCTTGTGCACAAGCTGAACACGGAGGGCATTCAAATCAACGGGCGTCGCTATCGAAACACAGAGTTCTTTGTCAACCCTGCCACCAAGTCGCGCTACTCCGTTAAGGTGAAGGTGCGTGGCGAATCGATGCCGATCGCGCACTTGATGCAGCATCTTGGCCGCACGGTGGAGCGGGGCGGCCGCATCTCATTCGGGccttttgctctctccaACCTCGCTGTTGGCTCCGTTCGCGAGGTGACCATCCCACCGTTCTACTCGCAGCACCTTGGCGCTGCCTGGAAACCCTTCGTTGAGCGCGATTGGCCCTACTTTCGTCGCCAGCGAGTTTCGCGGCTTCGCAGGTTGTGCCAACATCGCGAACTCACGCCaaaggagctggaggagctcgacAACTACACCTACGAAGAGGTCAAAGATGTGCTGGATTTGGAATCGAGCGAACTTCAGGCGCTCGCGGAGCAGCGAGCACAACAGCTGCGACACGCGAGTCACCTAGGTGAGGAACTCCTTCCGCTTCCAGGCGAGTTCCCCAACGGATCGTGCCGCGGGAGTGTGGGGGATGTGGCCGTCGACGACGTGGCTACGCCTTTTGCGGAAGTCGATGAGGAGGTAGGCGAGGACGCGATTGTGGAGGATATTGCTTCCCTTCGCTGA
- a CDS encoding putative phosphatidylinositolN-acetylglucosaminyltransfe ra sesubunit c: MSQQFTSSENLDSSQQQLEADRHVTSTEESSRTESRDYDHRSSEAERYDSHLAQHQREPSKQITSCSPQWRKVLYERQPFEDNYVDPQQFLEELSHNKDIKSYKYAAVVINTLAITQEISIVVLFCHAFMGVFTQSIGKYSLVVIDVLSVLAALVCYVFYQCHQGNCRATAERHASRSTRCSSPSRPPSQWVFHAWNFGRQVVSLVTMLTLLSPILSTLTVTYSDDTIVTLSILTMSLHLLLTDYSYLNACTQRFDPNLSVNMAIYCVTLMASRISCPLASGALICFGIMCFSLSPIVRHLIRHYSFTAHVATTFGLVGLAIGCLTQIPILAILYTVTVLMISFGIPWLFVRMHSSVKTQINGPWDEAKPTNSAAAAEWANSGFLA; the protein is encoded by the coding sequence ATGTCACAACAGTTCACCTCTAGCGAAAACCTCGACTCATCCCAGCAGCAGTTGGAGGCAGATCGACACGTGACATCGACGGAGGAAAGCAGCAGGACAGAAAGCAGGGACTACGATCACCGCTCATCTGAGGCAGAACGTTACGACTCGCACCTCGCTCAGCATCAGCGCGAGCCATCTAAGCAGATCACCAGTTGTAGCCCGCAGTGGCGTAAGGTGCTCTACGAGCGACAGCCCTTTGAGGACAACTACGTCGATCCACAGCAGTTCTTGGAGGAGCTGAGCCATAACAAGGACATCAAGAGCTACAAGTACGCGGCCGTCGTCATCAACACCCTCGCCATAACCCAGGAGATCTCCATTGTCGTGCTGTTCTGTCACGCCTTCATGGGTGTCTTCACGCAGTCTATCGGCAAGTACTCGCTCGTAGTGATTGACGTGCTGAGCGTTCTCGCCGCGCTTGTGTGCTACGTGTTTTACCAGTGCCACCAGGGCAACTGCAGGGCGACGGCGGAGCGACATGCCAGTCGGAGCACCCGCTGTTCGTCACCGTCGCGGCCACCGTCGCAGTGGGTCTTTCACGCGTGGAACTTTGGCCGGCAGGTTGTCAGTCTCGTCACAATGCTCACCCTGCTCAGCCCCATCTTGAGCACTCTCACCGTCACCTACAGCGACGACACCATCGTGACGCTGTCCATCCTCACCATGTCTCTGCATTTGCTGTTGACCGACTACAGCTACTTGAACGCCTGCACCCAGCGCTTTGACCCCAACTTGTCCGTTAACATGGCCATCTACTGCGTGACCCTCATGGCCTCGCGCATCTCCTGCCCGCTAGCGAGCGGGGCCCTCATCTGCTTTGGCATcatgtgtttctctctctccccgaTCGTCCGTCACCTCATCAGGCACTACTCCTTCACCGCTCATGTCGCCACCACATTTGGCCTCGTTGGCCTAGCCATTGGATGCCTGACCCAGATCCCGATTCTGGCCATCTTGTACACCGTGACAGTGCTTATGATCTCGTTTGGCATTCCGTGGCTGTTTGTACGcatgcacagcagcgtcaaGACTCAAATCAACGGTCCGTGGGACGAAGCGAAGCCCACcaacagcgctgccgcggcggagtGGGCGAACTCTGGCTTCCTGGCATGA